A window from Trinickia violacea encodes these proteins:
- a CDS encoding tetratricopeptide repeat protein has protein sequence MSKPGNQRQLDTLLQQAVALQQNGALAEAEELYREILAIRPKHFDALQLLGALSLQAGRLDDGIAFLKKAVSIDGMHAPIHSNLAFALNAKQQYKDALASANRALALMPNFADALNNRGTALGALDAPAEALASFDRALALKPDMPEAWNNRSCVLRDLDRPADALTSCDHAIVLRPNYAEAWSNRGNALSDLNRPQEAEQSYHQAIAAQQTLADAWNNLGLALVDMNRHADALSSYDRALALKPDSVEGHWNRALCLLQMGNLDAGWQEYEWRWRRNRSKASLRAFTQPLWLGAESLEGKTILLHAEQGLGDTLQFCRYAPMVAKLGAKIVLEVQPELMRLLGPLEGVTQLVAQGQPLPAFDTHCPLLSLPLAFKTDLASIPGTTPYLFAAPEAVTHWGSRVAAAMDASSSGADTLKVGLVWAGGNRPHVPELRKNDARRSLALERLIPLLDVPNVQFFSLQKGPPAQQLAALHERHEASPRSVARHIIDLTAELTDFADTAALVSNLDLVISVDTSTAHLAGAIGKPVWILNRLDTCWRWMLGRDDSPWYPDVRLFRQPTLGDWDSVIDSAREALIALAATQAAT, from the coding sequence ATGAGCAAGCCCGGCAATCAGCGACAACTCGACACCCTGCTTCAGCAGGCCGTGGCGCTCCAGCAAAACGGTGCCTTGGCCGAGGCCGAGGAACTGTACCGGGAGATCCTCGCGATCCGTCCCAAGCACTTCGACGCGCTGCAATTGCTCGGCGCACTCTCGCTGCAAGCGGGGCGTCTCGACGACGGCATCGCCTTCCTCAAGAAAGCCGTTTCGATCGACGGCATGCACGCGCCGATTCATTCGAATCTCGCCTTCGCGCTGAACGCCAAGCAGCAGTACAAGGACGCGCTCGCGAGCGCGAACCGCGCGCTCGCGTTAATGCCGAATTTTGCGGATGCACTGAACAATCGCGGCACGGCGCTGGGCGCGCTCGATGCGCCGGCCGAGGCGCTCGCGAGCTTCGACCGCGCACTCGCGCTCAAGCCCGACATGCCGGAAGCCTGGAACAATCGCAGCTGCGTATTGCGCGATCTCGACCGCCCCGCCGACGCGCTGACGAGCTGCGATCACGCGATCGTCCTGCGGCCGAACTACGCGGAAGCGTGGAGCAATCGCGGCAACGCGTTGAGCGACCTGAACCGTCCTCAAGAAGCGGAACAGAGCTATCACCAGGCCATCGCGGCGCAGCAAACGCTCGCCGATGCCTGGAACAACCTGGGCCTCGCGCTCGTCGACATGAACCGCCATGCCGACGCGCTGTCGAGCTACGATCGCGCGCTCGCGCTGAAGCCCGATTCCGTCGAAGGGCATTGGAACCGTGCGTTGTGTCTGCTGCAGATGGGCAATCTCGACGCGGGCTGGCAAGAGTACGAATGGCGCTGGCGGCGCAACCGGAGCAAAGCGAGTCTGCGCGCCTTTACACAACCGCTGTGGCTCGGCGCCGAATCGCTGGAAGGAAAAACGATCCTGCTGCATGCCGAGCAAGGTCTCGGCGACACGCTGCAGTTCTGCCGCTACGCGCCGATGGTCGCGAAACTCGGCGCGAAGATCGTGCTCGAAGTGCAGCCCGAATTGATGAGACTGCTTGGGCCGCTCGAAGGCGTGACGCAGCTCGTCGCGCAGGGCCAGCCCTTGCCCGCGTTCGACACTCACTGTCCGCTGTTGAGCCTGCCGCTCGCGTTCAAGACCGATCTTGCAAGCATTCCCGGCACGACGCCCTACCTGTTCGCCGCTCCCGAGGCTGTGACGCACTGGGGCTCACGCGTTGCGGCAGCGATGGATGCGTCTTCATCGGGCGCCGACACCTTGAAAGTGGGCCTCGTCTGGGCAGGCGGCAACCGGCCCCACGTACCCGAGTTGCGCAAGAACGACGCGCGGCGCTCGCTTGCATTGGAACGCCTGATCCCCCTCCTCGATGTGCCGAACGTCCAGTTCTTCAGCTTGCAGAAAGGACCGCCTGCGCAGCAATTGGCAGCGCTGCACGAGCGTCACGAAGCGAGCCCGCGAAGCGTCGCCCGGCACATCATCGACTTGACCGCCGAACTCACGGACTTCGCCGACACCGCCGCGCTCGTGTCGAATCTCGATCTCGTGATTTCCGTCGACACGTCGACGGCCCACCTCGCCGGCGCGATCGGCAAGCCGGTCTGGATTCTGAACCGCCTCGACACGTGCTGGCGCTGGATGCTCGGACGCGATGACAGTCCGTGGTATCCCGACGTGCGGCTGTTCCGTCAACCGACGCTCGGCGACTGGGACAGCGTGATCGATTCGGCGCGCGAGGCCCTGATTGCGCTCGCAGCAACCCAAGCCGCTACGTAA
- a CDS encoding carbon-nitrogen hydrolase family protein has product MSTHRVAVVQAGSTLFDTPRTLERMRAHCETLAREGAELAVFPEAYLGGYPKGLDFGTRVGSRSSAGRDDFLRYARSAIDVPGVETERIGAFAREARCSLVVGVIERGGATLYCTALFFNERGVLVAKHRKLMPTASERLIWGSGDGSTLPVVQSSVGKLGAAICWENYMPMLRQSMFARGVEIWCAPTVDERDMWQASMRHIAYEGRCFVLSACQFLTREDCPPDYDCIQGNEPGTQLIKGGSVIVSPLGEVLAGPVYGQEAVLTADIDLDDVVRGKYDLDVAGHYARPDVFSLHVDMRPKSSVVCTTDALDANGDDAASRLPEPPPMAHGE; this is encoded by the coding sequence ATGAGCACGCATCGCGTTGCCGTGGTTCAAGCCGGGTCTACGCTGTTCGATACGCCGCGCACGCTCGAGCGCATGCGCGCGCATTGCGAAACGCTCGCGCGCGAGGGCGCCGAGCTGGCGGTGTTTCCGGAGGCGTATCTAGGCGGGTATCCGAAGGGGCTCGATTTCGGCACGCGCGTCGGGTCGCGTTCGAGCGCCGGACGCGACGATTTTCTGCGCTACGCACGCTCGGCGATCGACGTGCCGGGCGTCGAGACCGAGCGCATCGGCGCGTTCGCCCGAGAGGCGCGTTGCAGCCTCGTGGTCGGCGTGATCGAACGCGGCGGCGCGACGCTCTATTGCACGGCGCTCTTCTTCAACGAACGCGGCGTGCTCGTGGCCAAGCACCGCAAGCTGATGCCGACCGCAAGCGAGCGCTTGATCTGGGGCAGCGGCGACGGCTCGACACTGCCGGTGGTTCAGAGCAGCGTCGGCAAGCTGGGGGCGGCGATCTGCTGGGAAAACTACATGCCGATGTTGCGGCAATCGATGTTCGCTCGCGGCGTCGAGATCTGGTGCGCGCCGACGGTCGACGAACGCGACATGTGGCAGGCTTCGATGCGCCATATTGCGTATGAAGGGCGCTGCTTCGTGCTGAGTGCGTGCCAGTTCCTCACGCGCGAGGATTGCCCGCCCGATTACGACTGCATTCAAGGCAACGAGCCTGGCACGCAGTTGATCAAAGGGGGCAGCGTGATCGTGAGCCCGCTGGGAGAGGTTCTCGCGGGTCCCGTCTATGGACAGGAGGCGGTGCTCACGGCCGATATCGATTTGGACGATGTCGTTCGCGGCAAATACGACCTGGACGTGGCGGGGCACTATGCGCGCCCCGATGTGTTTTCGCTGCACGTCGACATGCGGCCGAAGAGCAGCGTCGTGTGCACGACGGATGCGCTCGACGCAAATGGTGACGACGCGGCAAGCCGTTTGCCCGAGCCGCCGCCGATGGCGCATGGCGAATGA
- a CDS encoding SRPBCC family protein — MTQQSDCIEKKVLLRAPLERVWEAISDSTRFGSWFGVAFDGPFVEGSRLFGRITPTTVDAKVAKAQEPYAGALFEIAVDRIEPKRLFSFYWHPFAVDPAFDYASEPMTRVAFALEPAPDGTTLTLTESGFDRIFAERRAKAFEMNEGGWAAQMTLIEKYLAKTA, encoded by the coding sequence ATGACCCAACAAAGCGATTGCATCGAAAAGAAGGTTTTGCTGCGCGCGCCGCTGGAGCGCGTATGGGAGGCGATCAGCGATTCCACGCGGTTCGGAAGCTGGTTTGGCGTGGCCTTCGACGGCCCCTTTGTAGAGGGCTCGCGCCTGTTCGGGCGCATCACGCCGACCACGGTCGACGCGAAAGTTGCGAAGGCGCAGGAACCTTACGCGGGCGCGCTGTTCGAAATCGCCGTCGACCGTATCGAACCCAAGCGGCTTTTCTCGTTCTATTGGCATCCGTTTGCCGTCGATCCGGCTTTCGACTATGCAAGCGAACCGATGACGCGGGTCGCTTTTGCGCTCGAGCCCGCGCCTGACGGCACGACGCTGACGCTCACCGAATCGGGCTTCGATCGAATCTTTGCTGAGCGTCGTGCGAAGGCGTTCGAAATGAACGAGGGGGGCTGGGCTGCGCAGATGACGCTCATCGAGAAATATCTCGCCAAGACGGCCTAG
- a CDS encoding alkaline phosphatase family protein: MDLQFDHVVVLMLENRSFDHLFGYLGIGEGVPAGGFTNYKTAGNAKSTAYQTRQGGDYTSVGQGPAHSLKQINEQLFGKTNVPANEPATEATLDGFIASFNTSLRYDLKRDPTDSELQQVMNGFDPVQLPVLSTLAKNFVLCDHWFSDVPGPTVPNRAFVHAATSQGYTYNANWKPNLTCDTIYDRINATNGASWRVYYHDTNDVLQLFPNVEKTPQNNVLFEGNFLADVSGDKLATYSFIMPAFIGSPTQPVNSMHAPADVRPAEKLVADIYSALRANEDVWKKTLYIIVFDEHGGYYDHVQPPATVSPDGIPGRLDESYLVPFDFDRLGLRVPCILVSPWFQPAVDSTVYSHSTIPGSMIEAFGLGNFLTKRDAQAAKLTQKYLAKNDTLTWRTDTPDVTVPVQPQAMDAMQREMLDGSVHLDPHPANRNPLRTQDIQDPQQAKDFIRTQVAKHLEHYFASGGNSKVAAGLSADNQHPGASVSASRIDELRASKGHHAAPKERP, translated from the coding sequence ATGGACCTGCAATTCGATCACGTCGTTGTTCTGATGCTCGAAAACCGATCGTTCGACCACTTGTTCGGCTACCTCGGCATCGGAGAAGGCGTGCCCGCCGGAGGCTTCACCAACTACAAGACAGCCGGCAACGCCAAGAGCACGGCGTATCAGACTCGGCAAGGCGGCGACTACACGTCAGTGGGCCAAGGCCCGGCGCACTCGCTCAAGCAGATCAACGAGCAGCTCTTCGGCAAAACGAACGTGCCTGCCAACGAGCCGGCCACGGAGGCGACGCTCGATGGTTTCATCGCGTCGTTCAATACGTCGTTGCGATACGACCTCAAGCGCGATCCGACCGATAGCGAGCTGCAGCAAGTGATGAATGGCTTCGACCCGGTGCAATTGCCGGTGCTCTCGACGCTCGCGAAGAACTTCGTGCTGTGCGACCACTGGTTCTCGGACGTGCCCGGGCCGACCGTGCCGAATCGCGCGTTCGTGCATGCGGCGACCTCGCAAGGCTATACGTACAACGCGAACTGGAAGCCGAATCTCACCTGCGACACGATCTACGACCGCATCAACGCGACGAACGGCGCGTCGTGGCGCGTCTACTATCACGACACGAACGACGTGCTCCAGCTCTTTCCGAACGTCGAGAAGACGCCGCAGAACAACGTGCTGTTCGAAGGCAACTTTCTCGCCGACGTGTCCGGCGACAAGCTCGCCACGTACTCGTTCATCATGCCGGCGTTCATCGGCTCGCCGACGCAGCCGGTCAACAGCATGCACGCGCCGGCCGACGTGAGGCCCGCTGAAAAGCTCGTGGCGGACATCTACAGCGCGCTGCGCGCCAACGAGGACGTCTGGAAAAAGACGCTCTACATCATCGTGTTCGACGAACATGGCGGCTACTACGACCACGTGCAGCCGCCGGCAACGGTGTCGCCCGACGGCATTCCGGGCCGGCTCGACGAGTCCTATCTCGTACCGTTCGATTTCGATCGCCTCGGGCTTCGCGTGCCTTGCATCCTGGTTTCGCCTTGGTTTCAACCCGCCGTCGATTCGACCGTGTACAGCCACTCGACGATTCCCGGTTCGATGATCGAAGCGTTCGGCCTCGGCAACTTCCTGACCAAGCGCGATGCGCAGGCGGCCAAGCTGACCCAGAAGTACCTCGCCAAGAACGACACGCTGACGTGGCGCACCGACACACCCGATGTGACCGTTCCCGTTCAACCGCAGGCCATGGACGCGATGCAAAGAGAGATGCTCGACGGCTCGGTGCATCTCGATCCGCACCCCGCGAACCGTAATCCGCTGCGCACGCAGGACATTCAGGACCCGCAGCAGGCGAAGGACTTTATCCGGACCCAGGTCGCGAAGCATCTCGAGCATTACTTCGCTTCGGGCGGCAACAGCAAGGTCGCGGCCGGGTTGTCGGCCGACAATCAGCATCCTGGCGCTTCCGTCAGCGCGTCACGTATCGACGAGTTGCGGGCATCGAAGGGGCATCATGCGGCGCCGAAGGAACGGCCCTAA
- a CDS encoding aspartate aminotransferase family protein: MAESIASRALQVFPGGIANGEFGWPPERLIAIHRGHGARLWDTAGREYLDFSMGWGSALVGHARPEVVEAVQRQAALGSNFAHLNEPCLLLAEEIRRVSPAAKQLRFCASGTEATMYCQRLARAATERPKILKFEGAYHGANEAGVTSLFPTKQLPFPQPEHTSAGTPSVDRELLVAPYNDLGVTELIVSQHGHELAAVVMEPLQRCTPPEPGFLAGVRRICDEAHVLLIFDEVVTGFRLAYGGAQEYYGVVPDLVAYGKALGGGYPIGAFGGRPELMDHVNEQHIGSPGYVWMASTLGGNPVSSAAGNAALAVLRTPDTYAALHALGERFRASLRDVLKQCDVAGQVIGDGPLAQIVFTSGTVNDFRTSARGDKQMARKMMLGLFERGIFLNPMGTKFYLSIAHDESICDMFCNRLEDALKVR, from the coding sequence ATGGCCGAGTCGATTGCGTCGAGAGCCTTACAGGTCTTCCCCGGCGGCATTGCCAACGGCGAATTCGGTTGGCCGCCGGAGCGCTTGATCGCCATACACAGGGGACACGGCGCCCGGCTATGGGACACCGCCGGGCGCGAATATCTCGACTTTTCGATGGGCTGGGGTTCGGCACTCGTGGGGCACGCGCGGCCGGAAGTCGTCGAAGCCGTACAGCGGCAGGCGGCGCTGGGTTCAAACTTTGCGCACTTGAACGAACCTTGCTTGCTGCTCGCCGAGGAAATCCGCCGCGTGAGCCCGGCGGCGAAACAGCTTCGCTTCTGCGCGTCGGGAACCGAGGCCACGATGTACTGCCAACGGCTCGCTCGCGCCGCGACGGAGCGGCCCAAGATACTCAAGTTCGAGGGCGCCTATCACGGCGCCAACGAAGCGGGTGTAACGAGCCTCTTCCCCACCAAGCAATTGCCGTTTCCGCAGCCCGAGCACACGAGCGCGGGCACGCCGTCGGTGGATCGCGAGCTGCTCGTCGCGCCGTATAACGATTTGGGCGTGACCGAGCTGATCGTCTCGCAGCACGGCCATGAGCTTGCCGCGGTGGTCATGGAACCGCTGCAGCGTTGCACGCCGCCGGAGCCAGGCTTTCTCGCCGGCGTGCGCCGCATCTGCGACGAAGCGCATGTGCTCTTGATCTTCGACGAGGTCGTCACCGGGTTTCGGCTCGCGTATGGCGGCGCGCAGGAATACTACGGCGTCGTGCCCGATCTCGTCGCCTACGGCAAGGCGCTCGGCGGCGGCTATCCGATCGGCGCGTTCGGCGGCCGCCCCGAGTTGATGGATCACGTGAACGAGCAGCACATCGGTTCGCCGGGTTACGTGTGGATGGCTTCGACGCTCGGCGGCAATCCGGTGTCGAGCGCGGCGGGCAATGCGGCGCTCGCGGTGCTGCGCACGCCGGACACCTATGCGGCGCTGCATGCGCTCGGCGAGCGCTTTCGCGCCTCGCTGCGAGACGTGCTAAAGCAATGCGACGTGGCGGGGCAAGTGATCGGCGATGGTCCGCTCGCGCAAATCGTCTTCACGAGCGGCACGGTGAACGACTTCCGCACGAGCGCGCGCGGCGACAAGCAGATGGCCCGCAAGATGATGCTCGGTTTGTTCGAGCGAGGGATCTTCCTCAATCCGATGGGCACGAAGTTTTACTTGTCGATCGCGCATGACGAATCGATTTGCGATATGTTTTGCAACCGTCTCGAAGACGCGCTGAAAGTGCGTTGA
- a CDS encoding LysR substrate-binding domain-containing protein, producing the protein MMKIDILDVRKIDLNLAVVFLALWQERSVTRAAARLALSQAATSAALARLRETCEDELFIRVRGGMQPTQRALDIVEPLQSGIGSLAAALAPVPRFDPLASTRRFVIGMSDDFELAIGPEISRRVLERASGVSVIFRQTNRHTVDAMLEEQQIELAVTVGASPKRWACRETLGQSNYACVVDSARWGIKMPLTLADYLALPHVLVSFSGREGAVDTALRAIGKARHVQTALTHFSAVPAFLASVKAVTTLPLHAAHVLARISQLEMCAPPVRFDDYDVSMLYRRASAHDPGLEWFKGIVHEAYRSLDDQRALRSSSKKNTRKSPT; encoded by the coding sequence ATGATGAAAATCGATATTTTGGATGTCAGGAAGATCGATCTGAATCTCGCCGTGGTGTTTCTCGCGCTTTGGCAAGAGCGCAGCGTCACGCGTGCGGCGGCGCGGCTCGCGTTGAGCCAGGCGGCAACGAGCGCCGCGCTCGCGCGTCTGCGCGAGACGTGCGAGGACGAACTCTTCATACGTGTCAGAGGCGGCATGCAGCCGACGCAGCGCGCGCTCGACATCGTCGAGCCGCTGCAAAGCGGCATCGGTTCGCTCGCGGCCGCGCTCGCGCCGGTGCCCCGGTTCGATCCGCTCGCGTCGACGCGGCGCTTCGTCATCGGCATGTCCGACGATTTCGAATTGGCGATCGGCCCCGAAATCTCGCGGCGCGTCCTCGAGCGCGCGAGCGGCGTATCGGTTATCTTCAGGCAGACGAACCGGCACACCGTCGACGCGATGCTGGAGGAACAGCAGATCGAGCTCGCGGTGACGGTAGGCGCATCGCCGAAGCGCTGGGCCTGCCGCGAGACGCTCGGGCAATCCAACTACGCGTGCGTGGTCGACAGCGCGCGCTGGGGCATCAAGATGCCGCTCACGCTGGCCGACTACCTCGCCTTGCCGCATGTGCTCGTGTCGTTCTCGGGACGCGAAGGCGCCGTCGATACCGCCTTGCGCGCGATCGGCAAGGCGCGTCACGTGCAAACCGCGCTCACGCATTTCTCGGCGGTGCCGGCGTTCCTGGCGTCGGTGAAAGCGGTGACCACGCTGCCGCTGCACGCCGCCCATGTGCTCGCGCGAATCTCACAGCTCGAGATGTGCGCGCCGCCGGTGCGGTTCGATGACTACGACGTATCGATGCTCTATCGCCGCGCGAGCGCGCATGATCCTGGGCTCGAATGGTTCAAGGGCATCGTGCACGAAGCGTATCGGTCGCTCGACGATCAGCGCGCGTTGCGTTCGTCGTCGAAGAAGAACACGAGGAAGTCCCCAACGTAG
- a CDS encoding high-potential iron-sulfur protein: protein MKASRRSFLIASVGIGSSLILAQRVGAAEQLSESDPQALSYGYQTDASKVDKSKYATYQAGQECANCSLYSGKAGAPSGGCVLFGAKEVAAHGWCSAYTNS from the coding sequence ATGAAGGCATCACGTCGCAGCTTCTTGATCGCCAGCGTCGGCATCGGATCGTCCCTGATCTTGGCGCAGCGGGTCGGCGCAGCGGAGCAGCTGAGCGAATCCGATCCGCAGGCGCTGTCGTACGGCTACCAAACGGATGCGTCGAAAGTCGACAAGTCGAAATACGCCACCTATCAAGCCGGGCAGGAATGCGCGAATTGCTCGCTCTACTCGGGCAAGGCGGGCGCCCCATCGGGCGGCTGCGTGCTGTTCGGCGCGAAAGAGGTCGCGGCGCATGGGTGGTGCAGCGCATACACGAACTCATAG
- a CDS encoding LysR family transcriptional regulator, producing MRQDQLDGIVTFIAVAEENGFSAAAVKLGVSPSAVSQAIRHLEARVGLTLFNRNTRGTSLTEAGAAYFERVLPAVRELTLASEELGAVADRPAGLLRLTVARSGYMIVLQPILRRFLDQYPDIRLDVSIENSLVDIVGRGYDAGIRFGDLVERDMVAVKIGPPITAHVIASPEYVARHGLPRQPHDLLNHACICFRHSTSGQIERWSFEKEGETLELAVCGPLIVNDSAALVQAALDGIGIAYMINGYLERFLDDGRLVRVLADWSPPLAGFTLYYTDRRRVPPKLRALIDFLRQEEKAGTLYTEAFLR from the coding sequence TTGCGTCAGGATCAGCTCGATGGAATCGTCACATTTATTGCGGTAGCGGAAGAAAACGGCTTTTCGGCGGCGGCCGTCAAGCTCGGCGTGTCGCCGTCGGCGGTCAGCCAGGCGATCCGCCATCTGGAGGCGCGCGTCGGGCTGACGCTGTTCAACCGCAACACGCGCGGCACGAGCCTGACCGAAGCCGGCGCGGCCTATTTCGAGCGCGTGTTGCCGGCCGTGCGCGAGCTGACGCTCGCCTCGGAGGAACTCGGCGCAGTCGCCGACCGGCCCGCCGGTTTGCTGCGCCTGACCGTGGCGCGCTCGGGCTACATGATCGTGCTGCAGCCGATCCTGCGACGCTTTCTGGACCAGTACCCCGACATCCGCCTCGACGTATCGATCGAAAACTCGCTCGTCGATATCGTCGGGCGCGGTTATGACGCAGGAATCCGCTTCGGCGATCTCGTCGAGCGCGACATGGTCGCCGTCAAAATCGGGCCGCCGATCACGGCTCATGTAATCGCTTCGCCGGAGTATGTCGCGCGTCACGGTCTGCCTCGGCAGCCGCACGATCTGCTCAATCACGCGTGCATCTGCTTCCGGCATTCAACTTCCGGCCAGATCGAACGCTGGTCGTTCGAGAAGGAAGGAGAAACGTTGGAGCTGGCGGTCTGCGGGCCGCTCATCGTCAACGACTCCGCTGCGCTCGTGCAGGCGGCGCTCGACGGCATCGGGATCGCTTACATGATCAACGGCTACCTCGAGCGTTTCCTCGACGACGGACGCCTCGTGCGCGTGCTCGCGGACTGGAGCCCGCCGCTCGCCGGCTTCACGCTCTACTACACGGACCGCCGACGCGTGCCGCCTAAGCTGCGGGCGTTGATCGATTTTCTGCGGCAGGAAGAAAAAGCAGGAACGCTCTACACGGAAGCGTTCTTGCGATAG
- a CDS encoding SDR family oxidoreductase, with the protein MTTPLPSSSTPLTKAILTGHTRGIGAALAEQLLARGIAVLGVSRSRHATLAQRFPGLLEEAELDLSDLALVEQWLAGDALRRFTSGGQRVLLINNAGTVQPIGPCEMQNAGEIARAVSLNVATPLMFASAFAAATADAGERRIVHISSGAARNAYAGWSIYCATKAALDHHARSVALDESRALTICSVAPGVVDTDMQAEIRGTGVDRFPLRERFEDLKRNGQLATPEQSASKLIGYLLSDSFGLVPTADVRELPQA; encoded by the coding sequence ATGACCACCCCTCTCCCCTCCAGCAGCACCCCGCTCACCAAAGCCATCCTCACCGGCCATACGCGCGGCATCGGCGCGGCGCTTGCCGAGCAGCTTCTCGCGCGCGGCATCGCCGTGCTGGGCGTCTCGCGTTCGCGCCACGCGACGCTGGCTCAACGCTTCCCAGGCTTGCTCGAAGAAGCTGAATTGGATCTGTCGGACCTCGCGCTCGTCGAGCAATGGCTCGCCGGCGACGCGCTGCGCCGCTTCACGAGCGGAGGGCAACGCGTGCTGCTCATCAACAACGCCGGTACAGTGCAGCCGATCGGCCCTTGCGAAATGCAGAACGCGGGCGAGATCGCGCGTGCCGTTTCGCTGAACGTCGCAACACCGCTGATGTTTGCAAGCGCCTTCGCGGCGGCGACCGCCGACGCAGGCGAGCGCCGCATCGTTCATATCTCGAGCGGAGCCGCGCGCAATGCGTATGCCGGTTGGAGCATCTATTGCGCGACCAAGGCCGCGCTCGATCATCACGCGCGCTCGGTGGCGCTCGACGAGAGCCGCGCGCTGACAATCTGCAGCGTCGCGCCGGGTGTCGTCGATACCGACATGCAAGCCGAAATCCGCGGCACGGGAGTCGACCGGTTCCCGCTGCGCGAACGATTCGAAGACCTCAAGCGCAACGGGCAGCTCGCGACGCCGGAGCAATCGGCGTCGAAGCTGATCGGTTATCTGTTGAGCGATAGCTTCGGCCTTGTCCCGACCGCCGACGTGAGGGAGTTGCCGCAGGCGTGA
- a CDS encoding oxidoreductase, whose protein sequence is MSNPQSKVFLITGANSGFGRALAEAALADGHRVVGTVRNRDALETFNRLDPERALGKLLDVTDTDAVPRVVAEIEADFGPIGVLVNNAGYGHEGLLEESTLDQLRQQFDVNVFGAVAMMHAVLPFMRKRRAGHILNVTSMGGIITFPGLGIYHGSKFALEGISEALAKEVKSLGIAVTAVEPGAFRTDWAGRSLVRAERKIADYDEVFNPIRERRRKLDGNQPGDPAKAAQAMLKLVASENPPMHLLLGRDAVTLVRAKLSALKAEIDAWEVVSVSTDFQ, encoded by the coding sequence ATGTCGAACCCGCAAAGCAAGGTCTTTCTGATCACCGGCGCCAACTCCGGCTTCGGACGCGCGCTCGCTGAAGCCGCGCTCGCCGATGGACATCGCGTCGTCGGCACCGTGCGCAATAGAGACGCGCTCGAAACCTTCAATCGACTCGACCCCGAGCGTGCCCTCGGCAAGCTGCTCGACGTCACCGACACCGATGCCGTCCCTCGCGTCGTTGCCGAAATCGAAGCGGACTTCGGTCCGATCGGCGTGCTCGTCAACAACGCCGGCTATGGCCACGAGGGGCTGCTGGAAGAGTCGACGCTCGATCAATTGCGCCAGCAATTCGACGTCAACGTCTTCGGCGCCGTGGCCATGATGCACGCGGTACTTCCTTTCATGCGCAAGCGCCGCGCGGGCCACATTCTCAACGTGACGTCGATGGGCGGCATCATCACGTTCCCGGGTCTCGGCATCTATCACGGCAGCAAGTTCGCGCTCGAGGGCATTTCCGAGGCGCTGGCGAAGGAGGTGAAGAGCCTCGGCATCGCCGTGACGGCGGTCGAACCGGGTGCGTTCCGCACCGATTGGGCGGGCCGCTCGCTCGTGCGCGCCGAACGCAAGATCGCCGACTACGACGAGGTGTTCAATCCGATTCGCGAGCGGCGCCGCAAGCTCGACGGCAACCAGCCGGGCGATCCGGCGAAGGCGGCACAAGCGATGCTCAAGCTCGTGGCGTCGGAGAACCCGCCGATGCATCTTTTGCTCGGGCGTGACGCGGTGACGTTGGTGCGGGCAAAGCTCAGCGCGCTGAAAGCGGAGATCGATGCGTGGGAGGTGGTGTCGGTGTCGACGGATTTTCAGTGA
- a CDS encoding type II toxin-antitoxin system HicB family antitoxin, with the protein MNNAMTYKGYFARIDFDGRDNIFVGHVLGVDDKISFHGKTVDELTRDYHAAVDHYLDDCKRAGREPQKAASGKLMLRIDPAVHARVSIAAALQDESINQWSEEVLGRAAGEVLERAGYFTENPSTPTPPPTHRSPLSAR; encoded by the coding sequence ATGAACAACGCCATGACTTACAAGGGATATTTCGCCCGGATCGATTTCGACGGGCGCGATAACATTTTCGTCGGCCATGTGCTCGGCGTGGACGACAAAATCAGCTTCCACGGCAAGACGGTGGACGAACTGACGCGGGATTATCACGCTGCTGTTGATCACTACCTTGACGACTGCAAGCGCGCGGGGCGTGAACCGCAGAAGGCCGCGTCGGGCAAACTGATGCTCCGCATCGACCCGGCCGTTCATGCACGCGTCAGTATCGCTGCCGCCCTGCAGGACGAAAGCATCAACCAATGGTCGGAGGAAGTGTTGGGGCGCGCAGCCGGCGAAGTGCTGGAGCGCGCCGGTTACTTCACTGAAAATCCGTCGACACCGACACCACCTCCCACGCATCGATCTCCGCTTTCAGCGCGCTGA